Part of the Natrinema salinisoli genome is shown below.
CGAGGTCACCGAAGCGACGCTCACTGCACGTCAGCGCGAGGCCGTCGACGCAGCGCTGTCGCTCGGCTATTACAGTATCCCTCGCGACGCGAGCTACGAGGACGTCGCCGAAGCGATAGACTATGCATCGAGTACCGTTGCCGAACACCTGCGGAAGGCAGAGGGAAAACTCGTCCGGTCCGCGTTTGGCGGCTACAGCCGGTAACTACCGAGTACTGGGTAGATGAGCGCGGACAGCATCAACCAGCGACTCCTGTGACGGCCGGGCCTCGATGAGCGTGATGATCCCCAAGAAGTGGGTACTGGCTGCACGAACTGGCAATCCGACGCTCAACACGAGCTCCAACGGCTCCTGATTCCATCGACAGCCAGCCGAGGCGTACTGTGCATCCGCAGACCAATCCTGAAACCGCGCCACCGGCCCGACGTCACTCCGTCCGTGCTCGAACAGTAAGATCTGCCCACCAGGTTTACACACTCGATCCATCTCCTCGAGTGCTGCCACCGGATCCGGAAACGTGCAGGTGGACAGCGACGAAATCACGGTATCAAAACTGTCGTCGGGGAATTCGAGCGCTTGTGCGTTCATCTCCTCGACCGTTCCATCGACCTCGAGGTCCTCGATCCGGTCTCGCGCCTTCGCCAACATCTCCGGACTGATATCGATCCCGACGAGGTCGACGGTGGAGGATAGATACGGGAAATTCGTCCCGGTCCCGCAGGCAACATCGAGCACTCGTCCCTCGACATCACCGAACAGCCGCTGTCGATAGCGGCCAGTTAGACGGCGTTCGAGCCAGTCAAATCGGTCGATCCAGGAAGCACACTCCGCGTACGACTCTCGGATCTCTTCAACTGACATCGGTCGCCGTCCAGCCGGATCACGGACGGCATCGATATTGTGTGAACCCATAGCATGGACGTCAACGTCGAGGCTAATAGCCTTCCTTCTCGTATGTGAATTGATTTTTCGAATCCGAAATCGTTCGCATGCGATTGGCCCCATTACTTGCGTCCCGACGATACGCGGATCTCGGAATCACAATCTGTTCCGTTTTACTCTCGTATACAGGGATCGTGGCTGCTATAGTAGCCACTGAAAATTAACCATAGTGGCAGGGTCGCATTTTTGTAGCTAGCACACTCAAATCATGACTGTGACCGTGCGAGAGAACAGTAGGTCAACAGGTGATGAAGTTGCTGGTGGCCCGTTGAATAATCAACCAAGAGAAGAATATACCAGCCGCTTCCCCGTAGCAGAGCTGGCCACCTCTAACGGAACGGAAACCGTTGATAATGACACGACCAGTGTCAATACTTCGACTGTGGATAGTCTCGGTACAGCCGTTTCAGTTACCGGTCTGAGTAAGCGATTCGGTGAAGGACAAGAGGCGATCACCGCTGTAAACGATGTCTCCTTCGACATCGAAACCGGGTCCATAGTGGGATTGTTAGGGCCAAACGGGGCTGGGAAGACGACGCTCATCAAGTCGATCCTCGGGATGGTTCTGCCGGAATCGGGGACCGTTCGGATCCAGGGAATCGACCTCTACGATCGGCCACGTGAAGCGTACGCGTCCGTCGATGCGATGCTAGAGGGAGCACGGAACGATTACTGGCGATTGACCGTCCGAGAGAACCTCCGGTATTTCGCCACAATCAGTGGTGTCGATCCGGATTCAGTTAGTGACCGCCACGAACGACTCCTCACGCAATTGGGACTCGCAGAGAAAGCAGACGTTCCCGTCCGCGAATTATCTCGCGGGATGAAACAGAAAGTATCGCTGGCGAGCGTCCTCGCTGGGGGAGCAGAGGTCGTCTTTCTCGA
Proteins encoded:
- a CDS encoding helix-turn-helix domain-containing protein; its protein translation is MAATPEVTEATLTARQREAVDAALSLGYYSIPRDASYEDVAEAIDYASSTVAEHLRKAEGKLVRSAFGGYSR
- a CDS encoding class I SAM-dependent methyltransferase, which produces MSVEEIRESYAECASWIDRFDWLERRLTGRYRQRLFGDVEGRVLDVACGTGTNFPYLSSTVDLVGIDISPEMLAKARDRIEDLEVDGTVEEMNAQALEFPDDSFDTVISSLSTCTFPDPVAALEEMDRVCKPGGQILLFEHGRSDVGPVARFQDWSADAQYASAGCRWNQEPLELVLSVGLPVRAASTHFLGIITLIEARPSQESLVDAVRAHLPSTR
- a CDS encoding ABC transporter ATP-binding protein, whose protein sequence is MTVTVRENSRSTGDEVAGGPLNNQPREEYTSRFPVAELATSNGTETVDNDTTSVNTSTVDSLGTAVSVTGLSKRFGEGQEAITAVNDVSFDIETGSIVGLLGPNGAGKTTLIKSILGMVLPESGTVRIQGIDLYDRPREAYASVDAMLEGARNDYWRLTVRENLRYFATISGVDPDSVSDRHERLLTQLGLAEKADVPVRELSRGMKQKVSLASVLAGGAEVVFLDEPTLGLDIESSRTLQRELRRLVEEEDLTVILSSHDMDVVETVCDRVLIMSDGEIIADDTVDALLHRSDRHCIRITSRDFDDTIVSTLQSRFDTVRVESGNYGTQIEVTTDSDGLYDLLERLRSEEVTLERVQTVEPDLEDVFVDLTSERRDR